CTTCATATCCCGCAAATAACGGTCCGTAGTTTCGTTAGATTTATTTTCAGGCTGTTTTTGCCGAATAACGATCTGTAGTTTCGTTAGAGATTTAATGGCCCATTAATCAACTTAGGAGTAGTAGACCAAGGCATCTTCCAACTCCGTATTCACTAATGTGTAGGGGAAGTATGGCTCAGTAGATCTGAGGATGAGTCTGACATGGACTCCGCTCTCTACTTGCTTCATTGAGATCACTTTATATTCCCGGGCCAATTCGCTTAATTGATTGCGGTCTCTTATTACAGTCTCAGCAATCCGGCTTTGGATGCCACCTAGCCACTGATTCGGAGTTCCGCAGAAGTCCACGGTTTTGTTCTTGAGGAAGATGAGCTGGTCGCAAATAGCTGCAATATCATCTACATGATGGGTCGACAGCAGGATGAGCTTACGCTCTCCCAGTGCGGCCAGCAAGGCTCGAAACCGGATTTGCTCCAGCGGATCAAGTCCAGTGGTTGGTTCATCGACAAGAATAATGTCCGGATCTTTGATCATGACGAGGGCAATCCCCAGCCTTCTCCGCATTCCCAGTGAATATGAACCGACTTTCCGATAGGCGGCACCTTTA
The window above is part of the Paenibacillus lutimineralis genome. Proteins encoded here:
- a CDS encoding ABC transporter ATP-binding protein, yielding MNKLEVANVYKSFRKNEVLKDINFKANTGILGILGNHGSGKTVLMNLISGLTKPTQGKVLINGLDTVDNSIQVKERVGYLPQDFSLYDELNAYEMLGYIGKLNKMGTRQQIDDRIDEVLEWVNLKGAAYRKVGSYSLGMRRRLGIALVMIKDPDIILVDEPTTGLDPLEQIRFRALLAALGERKLILLSTHHVDDIAAICDQLIFLKNKTVDFCGTPNQWLGGIQSRIAETVIRDRNQLSELAREYKVISMKQVESGVHVRLILRSTEPYFPYTLVNTELEDALVYYS